One Candidatus Peregrinibacteria bacterium genomic region harbors:
- a CDS encoding zeta toxin family protein, translated as MTHTEIKATADFFARRNKGKIAKELTDPVAYTPSGTPISIFMAGSPGAGKTEFSKSLIKTFEKSRPRVVRIDGDELREHLPGYTGMNSSVFQGAISLIIEKMHDLVLQKSQNFILDGTLWKYEKAIKNIERSLKKKRPVFIFYVYQKPDVAWDFAKKREVLEGRNIPKQAFIDQFFGSRNTVNKIRSEYGPEVIIYLVKKDHGKNTVEKLIEIEPGDNIDRHIPRGYTKTRLKKDL; from the coding sequence ATGACTCATACAGAAATTAAAGCTACCGCTGATTTTTTTGCTAGAAGAAACAAAGGAAAAATTGCTAAAGAACTGACCGACCCAGTAGCATACACCCCCAGCGGTACGCCCATATCCATTTTTATGGCTGGCTCTCCGGGAGCAGGCAAAACAGAATTCTCAAAAAGCCTCATTAAAACTTTTGAAAAAAGCAGGCCTAGAGTCGTGCGGATCGACGGTGATGAGCTGAGAGAACATCTACCAGGATACACCGGGATGAATTCCAGTGTATTTCAAGGCGCTATCTCACTGATCATAGAAAAAATGCATGATTTAGTACTTCAGAAAAGCCAAAATTTTATCCTCGATGGAACACTGTGGAAATACGAAAAAGCCATAAAAAACATTGAGAGATCACTCAAGAAAAAGAGACCTGTTTTCATTTTTTACGTCTATCAAAAACCAGACGTGGCCTGGGACTTTGCTAAAAAACGGGAAGTGCTTGAAGGGAGAAACATTCCCAAGCAAGCCTTTATCGACCAATTTTTTGGATCAAGAAACACGGTCAATAAGATTCGATCAGAGTATGGCCCGGAAGTTATCATCTACCTGGTCAAAAAGGACCACGGGAAAAATACCGTAGAAAAGCTTATTGAAATCGAACCAGGTGACAACATTGACCGGCATATCCCTAGGGGCTATACTAAAACGCGCTTAAAAAAGGACTTATGA
- a CDS encoding S24 family peptidase, producing the protein MHSTQQQLLKLADQRKLDGLPLLKISALLGGKDNAQTIKHHLFQLAKKNLIRIDKAKKVIERIKSGEKGKSYLIPIPILGSANCGEALQFALERPEGHLQVSPAVLGNSLKKAKELFALRAIGTSMNRAQKVQGGVIDDGDYVIVDGALFQPQNGEYVVSIIDGCANIKRFHHDERNRQILLVSESSEHIPPICIHQDDLVDYRVNGKVLLVIKVPDDLDVARNASMQDILQDLGPQSKEDYDYYENV; encoded by the coding sequence ATGCACTCCACCCAACAACAACTCCTCAAACTGGCAGATCAGCGCAAACTCGATGGCCTGCCACTTCTCAAAATCAGCGCTCTTTTAGGGGGCAAAGACAATGCTCAGACCATCAAGCACCATCTCTTCCAGCTCGCCAAGAAGAACCTCATCCGTATTGATAAGGCCAAGAAGGTTATTGAACGGATTAAATCCGGTGAAAAAGGTAAGTCATACCTGATCCCAATCCCTATCCTTGGCAGCGCCAACTGTGGAGAAGCGCTGCAATTCGCTCTCGAAAGACCCGAGGGGCACCTTCAAGTGTCTCCAGCAGTGCTGGGAAATTCTCTAAAAAAAGCAAAGGAGCTGTTTGCCTTAAGGGCGATCGGCACCTCTATGAACCGTGCTCAGAAAGTGCAGGGCGGGGTGATTGATGACGGAGATTATGTCATCGTAGATGGCGCTCTCTTCCAACCACAGAACGGAGAATATGTCGTCTCCATCATCGATGGCTGCGCGAACATTAAGCGCTTTCACCATGATGAAAGGAATCGGCAGATTCTTCTTGTTTCTGAATCCAGCGAGCACATTCCACCCATTTGCATTCATCAGGATGACCTGGTTGACTATCGAGTGAATGGTAAGGTTCTCTTGGTCATTAAAGTGCCAGATGACCTTGATGTCGCTCGCAACGCCAGCATGCAGGATATTTTGCAGGATCTTGGACCACAGTCGAAAGAAGACTATGATTATTATGAGAATGTATGA
- a CDS encoding type II toxin-antitoxin system PemK/MazF family toxin has product MTTNFTIEYGGIYWINCDPSFGHEFQGKRPGVVIESDQQIKKSSLVTIMLITSNVERKLKDDVLVKYSETNQLRADSVLKVYDIHSFDKRRLLKRIGSLENDYLHQIRDYLPTHFRLGKGSD; this is encoded by the coding sequence ATGACGACAAATTTTACGATTGAGTACGGAGGAATTTACTGGATTAACTGTGACCCTTCTTTTGGCCATGAATTTCAGGGTAAGAGACCCGGCGTAGTTATCGAATCAGATCAGCAGATTAAAAAATCAAGCCTTGTGACCATCATGCTGATTACTTCCAATGTGGAGAGGAAACTGAAAGACGATGTCCTGGTAAAATATTCAGAAACTAACCAGCTCAGAGCAGATTCAGTGCTGAAGGTCTACGACATACACTCCTTTGACAAGCGACGACTCCTGAAGCGTATAGGAAGCCTGGAGAATGACTACCTTCATCAGATCCGAGACTATCTGCCCACTCATTTTAGGCTGGGTAAGGGAAGCGATTAG
- a CDS encoding aconitase family protein — MPKTTPRNIIEKIWDKHVVLQKPNHPAVFGIDLHVMHEVTTPQGFTKLHEKGLKVKQPHRSVASEEHSTPTRKDRFNIIDEGARTQIEYLRQNVREFGIPFFGFDSGNQGIVHVFAPELGLIQPGMTVVCGDSHTATNGAFGAMGFGI, encoded by the coding sequence ATGCCAAAAACCACCCCCCGAAACATCATCGAAAAAATCTGGGACAAGCATGTGGTTTTGCAGAAACCCAATCACCCCGCTGTGTTCGGCATCGACCTGCACGTCATGCACGAGGTCACCACACCACAGGGGTTCACAAAACTCCATGAAAAAGGTCTGAAAGTTAAACAGCCGCACCGTTCAGTGGCCTCGGAAGAGCACTCCACTCCCACCAGAAAAGACCGCTTCAACATCATCGACGAAGGAGCCCGGACTCAGATCGAATATCTGCGCCAGAATGTACGGGAGTTCGGCATCCCATTTTTCGGCTTTGACTCCGGCAACCAGGGTATCGTCCACGTCTTCGCCCCAGAGCTGGGGCTGATTCAGCCGGGCATGACCGTGGTCTGCGGGGACTCGCACACGGCTACCAACGGAGCCTTCGGTGCCATGGGCTTCGGCATC
- a CDS encoding DUF2779 domain-containing protein yields the protein MVEGGYLSIYDVPEDFELSKNQRSHVDVTQTEITTNKSAEIKKLLDEMEYPFYYLDYETYPTAVPIYDGCRPYMQIPFQYSLHIQREPGEEYEHVEFLAEDGSTNPMKELTESLKEVIGDKGSIIVWNKKFEKKCNENIGEVFPEYAESMENINERLFDLMDIFQKNLYVHKDFKGKYSIKKVLPVLDHELSYKDLNVKDGSMAMNAWKKLVFEAESESAKAQIKKDMLEYCKMDTWAMVRIYEELLKLI from the coding sequence ATGGTAGAAGGTGGTTATTTAAGTATTTATGATGTACCAGAAGACTTTGAATTATCTAAAAATCAAAGAAGCCATGTAGATGTTACTCAAACAGAAATCACAACGAATAAATCAGCCGAAATAAAGAAGCTATTAGATGAAATGGAATACCCATTTTACTATTTAGACTATGAAACATATCCAACAGCAGTGCCAATATATGATGGTTGCAGGCCATATATGCAAATCCCATTTCAATATTCATTACATATTCAAAGAGAACCAGGTGAAGAGTATGAGCATGTAGAATTTTTAGCAGAAGATGGCAGCACAAATCCAATGAAAGAACTTACCGAATCTTTAAAAGAAGTTATTGGAGATAAAGGCAGTATTATTGTTTGGAACAAAAAGTTTGAAAAGAAATGTAATGAGAACATTGGTGAAGTATTCCCAGAATATGCAGAATCAATGGAGAACATTAATGAAAGGCTATTTGATCTAATGGATATATTCCAAAAAAACTTATACGTACACAAAGATTTCAAAGGTAAATACTCGATTAAAAAAGTATTACCCGTACTTGACCACGAATTAAGCTATAAAGATCTAAATGTGAAAGATGGCTCAATGGCCATGAATGCCTGGAAGAAGCTGGTATTTGAAGCCGAAAGTGAATCAGCAAAAGCACAAATCAAAAAAGACATGTTAGAATACTGCAAAATGGATACATGGGCTATGGTTAGAATTTATGAAGAATTACTTAAATTAATATGA
- a CDS encoding GIY-YIG nuclease family protein codes for MNPKTITIHLPSGDPTGIKIAELSNRIIRGYVLPREKLAEAKNFEELNKPALYILVSKDGEHAYIGETENFLSRISTHGADTEKDYWDLVLVFVAKDSSLEKSDVGYLEAIAVAQAKEASKCEIHNRTVPTKNNLHQFKISSVEEFFQDLSLLSSALGYPVFDVLDEKEISEKDVWICKIKSKTARAVFDAGKFVMLAGSEIDPGVAQSWAKAFPSSLDERNNIFNKSADLINGAYILKENVTFRSPNHAGGFAAGRNVNAWITWKNSEGKTMDEVLR; via the coding sequence ATGAATCCAAAAACAATTACAATCCATCTTCCATCTGGCGATCCTACAGGAATTAAAATAGCCGAACTATCAAATAGAATTATACGTGGTTATGTATTGCCCAGAGAAAAACTTGCAGAAGCTAAAAATTTTGAAGAATTAAATAAACCTGCATTGTATATATTGGTATCAAAAGATGGTGAACATGCATATATAGGCGAAACAGAAAATTTCCTATCAAGAATATCCACACATGGAGCAGATACAGAAAAAGACTATTGGGATCTTGTCCTTGTTTTTGTAGCGAAAGATTCTTCTTTAGAAAAAAGTGATGTTGGATATCTTGAAGCAATAGCTGTTGCGCAAGCAAAAGAGGCATCGAAATGTGAAATCCACAATCGAACAGTGCCAACAAAGAATAATTTACATCAATTCAAAATTTCAAGTGTTGAAGAGTTTTTTCAGGATTTATCACTTTTAAGTTCAGCCTTAGGCTATCCAGTATTTGATGTTTTAGATGAAAAAGAAATAAGTGAAAAGGACGTATGGATATGTAAAATAAAAAGCAAAACAGCACGAGCAGTTTTTGACGCTGGTAAATTTGTAATGCTTGCAGGTTCTGAAATCGATCCTGGGGTTGCACAGAGTTGGGCAAAAGCATTCCCAAGCTCACTAGATGAACGAAATAATATTTTTAACAAATCTGCAGATTTAATAAATGGAGCATATATTTTGAAAGAGAATGTGACATTTAGAAGTCCTAATCATGCTGGCGGATTCGCAGCTGGCAGAAATGTCAACGCCTGGATCACCTGGAAAAATAGTGAAGGAAAAACAATGGATGAAGTATTAAGATAG